The sequence AATCAGTACTTTTTTATTTTTTAAAATTGACGAGAATCCAAATTTTTTCAACACAATCTCTAAAACATCCTCTGGTTCTGGTGCTTTTGCTTTTCCTTCAATCATTTGGGGACTAATGAATTGAATTTTATTTTTTAGAAATTCAATATTTTTCTTAACTGCTAAGTTATCATACATTGATTCATGCATTGCTAAACACATCAGAATTGGAATTTTGGATCCAAATCCTACAGTAAGCACTGTTGAAACTGGAGTATCATCAATTCCATTTGCAAGTTTACCAAGTGTATTTGCTGTTGCAGGATATACAATCACTAAATCTGATTGTTTATAATCTGCTAATCTAATATGTTCTAATTCACCAGTAAGTTTTGTTATTACTTCATTTCCAGTAGCCCATTTAAAATAATCTGGTTGTATCAATTTAGTTACCGCATTACTTGTAACACATGTTACATCAGCACCATGTCTCATTAGTAATCTTGCTAATTCAATTGCTTTGTATGCTGCAACACTACCTGCCACACAAAGAACTATTTTTTTCCCTATAATCTCAACACCTTTTGAAGTAACTATATCAAGTGATGGATGATCTTTTTTCTTTGCTTTCTTAACTGCCAATTTGCTCACGTAGTTTTTTCAACTCTTCATCATCCATAGAAAACCAGTTTTCTTCTGCAGGAAACGCTCCTGAATTTACATCTTTTTTGTAATCTTCAAGGGATTTTACAATATCTTCAGATAAATTCATGTATCTTTTAGCAAATTTTGGTTTAATTTTATCATACATTCCAAGTAAATCTTGAACAACTAGAACTTGTCCATCACAACCAATACCTGAACCAATTCCAATTGTAGGAACACTAACTGTTTGAGATATTATCTCAGCAACTTCATGGCTAACCATTTCTAATACAATACTGAATACACCTGCTCCTTCAAGCTCTTTTGCATCTTCAATTAACTTCATTGCAGATTCTTTTGTTTTACCTTGAACTTTGTATCCTTCTGAAAGCATTGTTGTTTGTGGCTGTAATCCAATGTGTCCCATTACTGGAATTCCAATGTCAACTATGGCACTAATTGTTTCAGTCATTATTGAACCTCCTTCAAGCTTTACTGCATCAGCTCCTGCTTTGATTAATTTTCCTGAATTATTAATCGCGTCTTCTATACTAGATTGGTATGACATAAATGGTAAATCTGATATTAAGAGTGCATTTTTTCTTGCTCTGCTGACTGCTTCTGTAAACATACACATTTGATCCATTGTCACAGGAATTGTATTTTCATATCCTAACATTACCATTCCTGCACTGTCTCCGACTAAGAGTACATCAATTCCTGCTTTATCACAAAGTGATGCTAAAGTGTAATCATAACTTGTAATGACAGAAATTTTTTTCTTTTCTTTTTTCATTTTTAAAATATCTAATACTGATTTATGCAATCTTAGCACCTCTTGTTAGATTTTTTCTAATCTCAAGTATGTTTTCTGAAAGATTTTTTTTATTGTCAAAATCATCAACTATTTTTCTAAGTGAACTGTGATTTTTTTTAGATAATTTCTTTGAGTCATATATTAGTAAATCAATTGCGCGTGTTACATTATCTACAATTGTAATATTTGCAGTTTGGGAAGTTCTAGAAAGAGGATTTAGATCAAATGTAATGACTATTTTTCCTGCTTTTCTTAGAGCTATTGTTCTATCTCCATCTTCTAATGGTACTACTACAACATCTGCAGCAAAAATTCCATTTTTATCAACTATTCTTCTTGCTGAATCAATTCCAGGTAATTTTGTAGATGTACTGAGATTTGAACCTAAAATCATCTTTGCACCTGATTTTTTGAGAGTCTTGATGATTGCCTGTTTTCTATTTTTGTTAGTATAAAACAGATTTACCTCAAGTTTAGCCTTGGTTTGCTTTGATAGTTTTACAATTTCTTTAGGGCACAACGCAGCTATATTTCCATTGACAGATATTACTGGTCTTTCTGCTAAAAGAATCTGAGCTGCAGCAGCTCTTATTGCCTTTTTTGCAGAGTTTGTTGTTTTCTCACCTAATAGATAATCAAAAGCTTCACCTCTGCCTTGTGCTAGCAACCCTTCTTTTGCAACTAAACCATTATCAAATCCTTTCACAAGTTTCTCTCTAATAAGTAATGATTTAGCTCTTGGATGTGATTTAGGAATTAGTGACATGTAATTTCAATCAATTAAAAAGAACTCTGGCTCCTTGATCATCTAATTCTGATTTTATTATTGAACCATCAGAATATTTATGTAAAATTTCTAAAACATCATTTTCTTTCTCTTTTGGAATCATTGTAAAAACTGTTTCACCAAATAATGCAATTCCACATTTGATATTCTTTTGTGATAACTCATCAACCAATTTTTGCATTCTTGGTGTCATAACATCTACATATTTTGCAAATTCTAAAGACATATCTTGAAAATGTTCATAATTTTTTGATTCTAATAACTTTTTTACCATTTTCCCACCTATGCCATTAATCTGTGATAAACGTTCTCTGATGAACTTATTTGTAGAAATTGGAGAGAAACATATCATCAATATAGTAATTTTATCTGTGAAAATTTTTTCAACACTCCCAATTCCAGGCGCACCTGGTTTAACACGAATTTCAAATCCTCCATGATATGAAGCTAAAACATCTCCTAGTCCTGTTTTACAATTTACCTCTGCGTTATGTGCAATTTGTCCAATTCTTGTTTTATCCAATTTAGTATCAAGAGCTTGATCTAGTGCATAAGATAACGATAAAGCAACAGCACTACTAGAACCTAAACCATACCCAACTGGAATCAAAATTTCATGTTCAATATCAAAAAATGTATCTGAAAATTCTCCAAGCTTTAAAAATTCATTTAAAACATATTCTGATACATCGGTTTTATCTGATTGATATCCTTTTGTTGTAATATGAAAATTTGATTGCTGATTATTTTTTGTATTAATTTTTACTTTTGTAGTTACGCCATGTTTAATTGAAAATCCAGCGCCCATCGAACCTAAATTTTCTAAATTATTTTGAGAGTCCTCTAAATGAGCCTTGAAAAAACCTGTAATGTGGGCAGGACAAAATGCCTTAGCTTCCATTGATCTCAGTTTAAATTTTACACAAAATATAAGAATATGGTTTAAATTAATTAAATTAGTATAAATTGACTAAATTTATTCGACGCCTACAAAAAATTGGAAGCACCATCCTAGTGTCATTGCCAAAAGAATGGATTGATGCAAACAATCTAGATAAATCCAGTCAGGTTGAGATTGAAACTGGACATGATAGCATTTCAATATCTCTAAACAAAGAATCACGTACAACAAAAGAACTAGTTATTTCATATCCATTACCAAAAGAGGAAAACATAGTAGCTGACATTACAGGTGCTTACCTTTTAGGATATGATGTATTCAAAATAAATTCCAAATCCAGCATACCAGGAGAAGATAGAGAAAAAATTCGTAATTCAATGAGAAGATTAGTAGGTATGGAAATCATTGAAGAGGATGCATCTCATATCAATATGCAATTTCTTTTAGATGCAACAACACTTGATCCAGAAAAAATTCTAAAGAGAATGAGTTCAATTGCACTTGGAATGTATGATGACGCATCAAAAGGATTAATTTCAGATGATAAATCTAATTTAGAAACATTATCAAAACGTGATGTCGAAGTGAATCGACAATATTTTTTGTTAGTTCGTTTAATCCGAAGTGCGCTTGTTGATAAAAAATTAGCTAATGCATTTAATTTAGAAAATATTGATGTACTTGATTATAGGGTTGCAGCAAATCTTCTTGAAAATGCTGGTGATTCTATAGTTGAACTTTCAAATTTTATTTACAAATCAACTTTATCACAAGAGCATTCAAAAAAGATTTTTGATATGGTAAAAGATTTTAGCATACTTGCAGAAAAATCAATTGATGCATTTACAAAACCTGATAGACTTTTAGCAATTGAAGCAATATCATTACATAAAAAATATGAACAAAATTTAAGTAAATTAAGAATTGCATTAGGAAATAAAAAACAAATTCCAATTGAATTTCTTGATTTAGTCTATATGTATGAAAAAATTGCACAATCTTGGGCCGACGTTGCAGATCTTGTTAAACCAATCTATAATGAATGATTAGTAAAGTTTCTTTTTGGCTGCATAAGTCAAAACCGCACATATTGTTTTTGAATCTTGAATTTTTCCAGATTTAATTAATTTCAATAGTTTCTTCAAATCCATTTTTATAACTGACAAAATCTCATCTTCATCTAGTTTCAAATCTGCAATTTTCTTTAATCCTGAGGCTACAAAACAATGAATTATCTCTGTGTTATAACCTATAGATGGATAATATGTAATGAGGGGCGTCATCTTTTTTGCTCTATATCCAGTCTCTTCTTCTAATTCTCTGTGGGCACATTTTATTGGTTCTTCTTTTTTTTCTAAAGTTCCTGCAGGGATTTCTAATACGTATCCATGAGGAAATCTATGTTGTTTTACAAGAATGATCTTTTCTTCATCATCAAAGGCAAGCATTGCAGCAGCTCCTCTATGTTCTATCATTTCACGTTTTACTTTCCTTCCTTCTATTTTACCATCATAAACACTAAGGCCTAAAATTTTTCCTTCATAGATCTTCTTTTTCTTCATCTAAAATCTTAGAAATTATTATTATTTAATTTGTTTGATAAGTTAGATGTAATTTTGATGATTTCTTAAAATCTTTAATAGCTTTTTCTAACCATTTGATATGAAATGAAATTTTCTTAGGAATAAACAAGTCTGCTGATTTTACATTCTTAACAGTTCTAACTTTTTGTGTTATTTCATCCATTTTGAAAATATTATCACTATACATAAACAAAACTATTTGATTTTTAGCAATAAATGGAATTTGTAAATATGATTTTGAAAATATTCTGTTCATATTTTCTATTGTTTCTTTAAGATCTCCATCTATCCAAGTTAATATGGCATGAGGAATATATCTTTCAATTTTTTTTGGATCATAAATCACTGTAAACTGAACTCCATCATTTTCTTGTAGTTTTTCAATGCATCTGGTAATTGTTTTTGTGGACATGTTTGTCTTTTCTGCAATTGTTTCAATTTTCGCTATGGGGTTTTTGATTAATTTATCTAGTATCTCTAAATCTGTTTTAGTAAGATTTGAATTAAATCCAGGATTCTCTGCTTCAAAAATAGACAAAACTCTAACATCTTTCATCAATTTATTTGCAAGTTGAATTTTTTGTTCCATGTTATCTTTTACAACAATACTACAAACAGTAATTCCACCTACACATGGAACAACAAAAAATGGTTCCCCTACAAGGACTATCTGATCTAAAATTTCATTAATATCTTCACCTGATACTACAAAATACAAAACACCATATCCCAAAACAGGAGGTTCAACTTTAATGAAAAATTCTTCAATAATTTTCATTTCTTCCATTTTTCGAATTCTTGCACGCACTGCTCCTCCAGAAATCCCTAATTCCATTCCAATTTGTCTATCTGACTCTCTACAATTATTCAATAATCTGCTTAGAATTTTCATATCTAAATTGTCCATTATATCACCTAGACCAACTCAATAAAATAAAAAACCAACTAATATGATATAAAACTGTCTATTTTGTTAGCAGATATATCAAATATATTAAATATCAGACTATTTTATAATTTTTGTGGAATATAGGTTACGATTAGCAAAACGAATGCTGTTCAACAAAAAAGGCAGTTTGATTGGAGCAGTATTGGCAGTAACGATTGGAATTTTAGTAATTCATGTAAACTTTGTAATTTTTCAGGGACTCTTTGATGCAATTGTTAGGGATATCAGTGATTATCGAAATGGTGATATTCTTGTCACTGATGATGCAGATTTTATTGATAAATCTGATTTGTCTCTTGTGAATTGGTTTGAAAGAATTCCCTATGTTGAAGCTGCAACTCCGCGGCTTTCATCGACGGCAGAAATGAATATGACTAAAAGTGGAAAATTAGTAGAAGAAACCAGAGTTCCTATTGTAGGTGTTGATCCATTCAGGGATATTCTTGCATCAACTGTTGCCCAAACTGTTACAGATGGTTCCTATGTTTTCTCTAGAAATTCTATAGTATTAGGATCAAATGTTGCAAGAGATCTTGGTGGAGCTCAAGTTGGTGATAGTGTTAAAGTTCTCATAGTTGATAGATATGGACAAGATCAAATTCGAAGATTTACCGTATCTGGAATTGCTCAATCACCCGGTGGCCAAGGATTTGATTATACTGCTGTAGTACATATTGATACTTTACGTGATATGATGAATAGACATGGTGACACAGGATCTCTAATAGTAAAACTTAATGATCCATCAAAGGCATTTGAAGTAAAAGAGTTCTTCTTAAGATCATTCCCAAATGATGATTTTATTGCAGAAACCATAGAAGAATCAGCTGAACAACAATTAGCTGGTTTTAGATCAGGTATTGCAATGATTAACATGATTGGATATTTTGGAATGATGTCATCAGCATTTGCAATTGTTACAATTCAAATGATGTTAGTAAATGGTAAAACAAGAGAAATTGGAGTAATGAGAGCAATAGGAGCTAAACGAAAAGATATTTTGATAATTTTTATTTTCCAAGGAATGATTATTGGAGCAATAGGAGCTGGTGTGGGTACTGCGGCAGGATTGGGCTACACATTTTATGCCAAGGAAACAAAAATGTCTTTTAATAACAGTCTACCTCTTGAAGTAAGCTATAACTGGGAAAAAATTATACAAACAGCATTAACGTCATTTGTTTTGGCAATTATTGCATCATTATATCCCTCATATAGAGCAACAAAATTGTTACCAGTGGAGGCGATGAGAACTGTCTAAAGTACTTGAAATAAGTAATCTAAGTAAGATTTACGGTGAAGGAGAAAACAAAGTAAAAGCTCTTGATGATGTATCATTTTCAATTGAGAAAGGAGAAATTGTTCTAATTGTGGGAAGTTCTGGTTCTGGTAAATCTACTTTGCTTAACATGATTGGATTATTAGATCGTCCTACAAACGGAAAAATTTTCATTGATAACATTGATACTACAACCCTTGATGACAACAACGTTTCATCATTTAGAAATAAAAAATTAGGATTCATCTTCCAATTTTCAAATTTATTAAGTGATCTTACAGTTTTAGAAAACATTTTGTTACCAAGGCAAATTGCTGGAACCAATCATACATCAGAAAAAGATGCAAGAGATTTACTAAAGGCCGTGGGACTAGAGGATCAAATGAATAAACGAGCAAACAAAATTTCTGGTGGACAAGCTCAAAGAGTAGCAATTGCTAGAGGATTAATCAATAAACCCTCAATTGTTTTAGCAGATGAACCAACTGGTAACCTTGATTCTGTAACTTCAGAAACCATAGTTCAATTAATGAAATCAATGGCAAAAAAACTAAATCAAACATTTGTTATAGTCACTCACGATAGACAGCATTTTGGTGATGTAGACAAAGTAATCACTATCAAAGATGGTAGAGCATTCGAAGGTGATCACCCCTCAAAAATGGAAGTAACTGCATAATGATTCTAAAGATTATGTTTGCATTATTTGTAATTGGACTTGTGCCATTTATTTTTGAAAACTCTTATGCTCAAATAAAATCAGGCGGTTTTGGTGATTCTCCATTTGAAAGAGATTTTGGCGATGTAAAATTTTTAGATGCTTATTTTGGAACAATAAATGAGAAAATTGAAGTAGACTCAGGAGATAGTAACGTTCCATTTACAGTAGTATTTGCAAATGTGGGCACACAGGATATTACAGGTATTAGAGGCCAGTTGTCATTACCATTAGGTTTCTCTGCATCTGATGGTCCCGGCTCAATAATCCGTGCTGATAGCGATTCTAATTCTTTGGCTGGAGAAAATTTCTATCTCACATTTTTTGTAAATCTTGATAAAAATATAAGAATTCAACAGTATCCTGGAACTGTAAAAGTTGATTATTCTAGATTAAGAGAATCTGGAGTTAGAACAGCATTTGCAGATTTTGATTTCAAAGTAACTGGCGATAGTGTGATCAATGTAAAAGCAATAGAGCCATTTCTTACTTCATTAAGAACCAATGACGTAGTTATTGAAATTTCAAATAATGGAACTGCACCAATTTCTGGTGTAGATATAACTGCAACTAACACACAAACCGAATTGGCTTCTACATCATCATCAATTACCAATATAGAAAATGTTGTAATTTTAGAATCAAGCTGGGATATTGGAAACATTGATCCGAAATCTGTAAGATATCTTACAGCAACAGTTTATGTTCCAGAATCACTTAGAGGAGATACACTAAGACTTCCTTTGTCTATCTCATACTTTAATACCCATGGAGATGAAAAAGTCATTTCAAAAATTGTAGACTTTTACATTAAAGGATTAATTGATCTTACTATTTTCAACATAGATGTAATTGATTTGTCTGGTAAACAAATGGTTATTGGAGAAATAATTAATGAAGGAAATGAAGATGGATTATTTG comes from Nitrosopumilus sp. and encodes:
- the panB gene encoding 3-methyl-2-oxobutanoate hydroxymethyltransferase — protein: MHKSVLDILKMKKEKKKISVITSYDYTLASLCDKAGIDVLLVGDSAGMVMLGYENTIPVTMDQMCMFTEAVSRARKNALLISDLPFMSYQSSIEDAINNSGKLIKAGADAVKLEGGSIMTETISAIVDIGIPVMGHIGLQPQTTMLSEGYKVQGKTKESAMKLIEDAKELEGAGVFSIVLEMVSHEVAEIISQTVSVPTIGIGSGIGCDGQVLVVQDLLGMYDKIKPKFAKRYMNLSEDIVKSLEDYKKDVNSGAFPAEENWFSMDDEELKKLREQIGS
- a CDS encoding 4-phosphopantoate--beta-alanine ligase, producing the protein MSLIPKSHPRAKSLLIREKLVKGFDNGLVAKEGLLAQGRGEAFDYLLGEKTTNSAKKAIRAAAAQILLAERPVISVNGNIAALCPKEIVKLSKQTKAKLEVNLFYTNKNRKQAIIKTLKKSGAKMILGSNLSTSTKLPGIDSARRIVDKNGIFAADVVVVPLEDGDRTIALRKAGKIVITFDLNPLSRTSQTANITIVDNVTRAIDLLIYDSKKLSKKNHSSLRKIVDDFDNKKNLSENILEIRKNLTRGAKIA
- a CDS encoding GHMP kinase codes for the protein MEAKAFCPAHITGFFKAHLEDSQNNLENLGSMGAGFSIKHGVTTKVKINTKNNQQSNFHITTKGYQSDKTDVSEYVLNEFLKLGEFSDTFFDIEHEILIPVGYGLGSSSAVALSLSYALDQALDTKLDKTRIGQIAHNAEVNCKTGLGDVLASYHGGFEIRVKPGAPGIGSVEKIFTDKITILMICFSPISTNKFIRERLSQINGIGGKMVKKLLESKNYEHFQDMSLEFAKYVDVMTPRMQKLVDELSQKNIKCGIALFGETVFTMIPKEKENDVLEILHKYSDGSIIKSELDDQGARVLFN
- a CDS encoding phosphate uptake regulator PhoU, coding for MTKFIRRLQKIGSTILVSLPKEWIDANNLDKSSQVEIETGHDSISISLNKESRTTKELVISYPLPKEENIVADITGAYLLGYDVFKINSKSSIPGEDREKIRNSMRRLVGMEIIEEDASHINMQFLLDATTLDPEKILKRMSSIALGMYDDASKGLISDDKSNLETLSKRDVEVNRQYFLLVRLIRSALVDKKLANAFNLENIDVLDYRVAANLLENAGDSIVELSNFIYKSTLSQEHSKKIFDMVKDFSILAEKSIDAFTKPDRLLAIEAISLHKKYEQNLSKLRIALGNKKQIPIEFLDLVYMYEKIAQSWADVADLVKPIYNE
- a CDS encoding NUDIX hydrolase, which gives rise to MKKKKIYEGKILGLSVYDGKIEGRKVKREMIEHRGAAAMLAFDDEEKIILVKQHRFPHGYVLEIPAGTLEKKEEPIKCAHRELEEETGYRAKKMTPLITYYPSIGYNTEIIHCFVASGLKKIADLKLDEDEILSVIKMDLKKLLKLIKSGKIQDSKTICAVLTYAAKKKLY
- a CDS encoding AsnC family transcriptional regulator, whose product is MDNLDMKILSRLLNNCRESDRQIGMELGISGGAVRARIRKMEEMKIIEEFFIKVEPPVLGYGVLYFVVSGEDINEILDQIVLVGEPFFVVPCVGGITVCSIVVKDNMEQKIQLANKLMKDVRVLSIFEAENPGFNSNLTKTDLEILDKLIKNPIAKIETIAEKTNMSTKTITRCIEKLQENDGVQFTVIYDPKKIERYIPHAILTWIDGDLKETIENMNRIFSKSYLQIPFIAKNQIVLFMYSDNIFKMDEITQKVRTVKNVKSADLFIPKKISFHIKWLEKAIKDFKKSSKLHLTYQTN
- a CDS encoding FtsX-like permease family protein; the protein is MLFNKKGSLIGAVLAVTIGILVIHVNFVIFQGLFDAIVRDISDYRNGDILVTDDADFIDKSDLSLVNWFERIPYVEAATPRLSSTAEMNMTKSGKLVEETRVPIVGVDPFRDILASTVAQTVTDGSYVFSRNSIVLGSNVARDLGGAQVGDSVKVLIVDRYGQDQIRRFTVSGIAQSPGGQGFDYTAVVHIDTLRDMMNRHGDTGSLIVKLNDPSKAFEVKEFFLRSFPNDDFIAETIEESAEQQLAGFRSGIAMINMIGYFGMMSSAFAIVTIQMMLVNGKTREIGVMRAIGAKRKDILIIFIFQGMIIGAIGAGVGTAAGLGYTFYAKETKMSFNNSLPLEVSYNWEKIIQTALTSFVLAIIASLYPSYRATKLLPVEAMRTV
- a CDS encoding ABC transporter ATP-binding protein, with the translated sequence MYGEGENKVKALDDVSFSIEKGEIVLIVGSSGSGKSTLLNMIGLLDRPTNGKIFIDNIDTTTLDDNNVSSFRNKKLGFIFQFSNLLSDLTVLENILLPRQIAGTNHTSEKDARDLLKAVGLEDQMNKRANKISGGQAQRVAIARGLINKPSIVLADEPTGNLDSVTSETIVQLMKSMAKKLNQTFVIVTHDRQHFGDVDKVITIKDGRAFEGDHPSKMEVTA